A stretch of the Octopus bimaculoides isolate UCB-OBI-ISO-001 chromosome 8, ASM119413v2, whole genome shotgun sequence genome encodes the following:
- the LOC128248500 gene encoding sulfotransferase 1B1-like has protein sequence MEYGPICTPGNKWHGAGHPMNVWSSSEVAEQGTTDTSSKSFVLDRSLFLGADPVGSVAKLAEFLGLPRNDQLFEAIADQCSFDKMKEAKPGPKLKSPNESIYRKGIVGDWKNWFTVSQEERFQVECDEFDKQSTLFSTKC, from the exons atggaaTATGGACCTATTTGCACTCCTGGTAACAAATGGCACGGGGCTGGTCATCCCATGAATGTTTGGTCCTCATCTGAGGTGGCGGAACAGGGAACAACAGATACCTCCTCCAAGTCGTTTGTCCTAGATAGGTCGTTATTTCTAGGTGCG gatCCAGTGGGCAGTGTGGCTAAATTAGCTGAATTTTTAGGGCTTCCCAGAAATGACCAACTCTTTGAAGCTATTGCTGACCAATGCAGTTTCGACAAAATGAAGGAAGCTAAACCTGGTCCCAAATTGAAATCCCCCAATGAATCAATTTACCGTAAAG GTATCGTTGGAGACTGGAAGAATTGGTTCACAGTTTCTCAAGAAGAGAGATTCCAAGTGGAGTGCGACGAGTTTGACAAACAGTCTACATTGTTTAGTACTAAGTGCTAA